Proteins encoded in a region of the Halothiobacillus diazotrophicus genome:
- a CDS encoding ABC transporter permease — translation MRFSHIYNLGIKELRSLWRDPMLMFLIVYTMTLAVYAAGTAMPETLSRATIAVVDEDRSPLSHRLVDALYPPYFMPPVLTTPTEMDHGLDEGRYTFALTIPPGFERDVLAGKNPGIQLNVDATRMNQAYTGSGYVQAIINEEVTAFMARHGKTAIPSVDLAVRARFNPTLSQSLFGGVMEMVGDITMLAIVLTGAALIREREHGTIEHLLVMPVTPFEIMSAKIWSMVLVVLVAVAFSMTFVIQGLLAVPVEGSVALFLFGTFLQLLATASLGIFMATIARSMPQFGLLLMLVLLPLQVLSGASTPRENMPILVQYLMLAAPDTHYVMFTQAVLYRGAGLTTVWPQLLTMTVLAVIFFALALFRFRRTIASLA, via the coding sequence ATGCGCTTCTCACACATCTACAACCTCGGCATCAAGGAGCTTCGCAGCCTTTGGCGTGACCCCATGCTGATGTTCCTGATCGTATACACGATGACCCTTGCCGTGTATGCCGCCGGCACCGCCATGCCGGAAACCCTGAGCCGGGCGACGATTGCCGTCGTCGACGAGGATCGGTCGCCATTGTCCCACCGGCTCGTCGACGCGCTCTATCCGCCCTATTTCATGCCGCCCGTACTGACTACGCCGACAGAAATGGATCATGGACTCGATGAGGGGCGATACACCTTCGCCCTCACAATACCCCCTGGTTTCGAACGAGACGTACTGGCAGGAAAGAATCCCGGCATCCAGCTTAACGTTGACGCCACGCGCATGAATCAGGCGTATACCGGGAGCGGCTACGTACAGGCCATCATTAACGAAGAAGTGACCGCATTCATGGCGCGACACGGAAAGACGGCCATTCCGAGCGTCGATCTTGCGGTTCGTGCTCGATTCAATCCGACGCTGAGCCAATCGTTGTTTGGTGGCGTGATGGAGATGGTGGGCGACATCACGATGCTGGCCATCGTGCTGACCGGTGCCGCCCTGATCCGCGAGCGTGAGCACGGCACCATCGAGCATTTGCTCGTGATGCCGGTCACTCCCTTCGAAATCATGAGTGCCAAAATCTGGTCAATGGTGTTGGTCGTTCTTGTCGCCGTGGCCTTCTCGATGACCTTCGTGATTCAGGGGCTCCTGGCCGTACCGGTCGAGGGATCGGTGGCTTTGTTTCTGTTCGGCACGTTCCTGCAGTTGCTGGCAACAGCCTCTTTGGGCATCTTCATGGCAACCATCGCGCGATCCATGCCGCAGTTCGGACTGCTACTGATGCTTGTGCTGTTGCCCCTGCAGGTTCTTTCCGGTGCATCGACCCCTCGGGAGAACATGCCGATACTCGTGCAATATCTCATGCTGGCAGCGCCGGACACCCACTACGTGATGTTTACTCAGGCCGTTCTCTATCGCGGTGCGGGATTGACGACCGTCTGGCCACAGTTGCTCACAATGACTGTCCTTGCAGTCATTTTCTTTGCCCTCGCTTTGTTTCGATTCCGCCGGACCATCGCCTCACTGGCCTGA